The following proteins come from a genomic window of Bartonella apihabitans:
- a CDS encoding portal protein codes for MMLENETLEHGSSTQFDSAKRDILFQSLLKLFRQDMAHVAEWRKNAREDYAFYNGEQWEAQDKAALFEQKRPVMTFNRIAPLVNAVIGSERNNKREVQFIPREIGDARANEILTGAAEWFRDQAEAEYEDSEAFTDTVICGMGWTDTRLDFDDDEAGKPVVCRLDPLKMVWDASAVKANLVDAERLWYIDEKPLAEARRMFPDIDPSLLDARWAKNGVFDSGEPLSHVNSDTFYGEDLTGVSERQGLGLSSASSSLVTLVECRWFEREAFYKVFDPLTGETQDYSLRDYEEKKKISPEIQSVRLTRKIVKRAFLGEVLLAEPDQPMVLNGQLGWECITGYFDKMKKHYYGIVRPTKDPQRWANKFFSQVMYLLNSQSKGGILAERGAFDDDRQAEESWARADAITWTKQNALAGQNARIQPKPVAQFPVGFFQLFNEAKEAISDVTGLSSEFIGTREVNQPGVLESQRRQSSLNLLASLFDALRRYRKRQGQIMLYLIQNYLSDGRLIRIVGDDNKKYVPLTHEAVANRQYDIIVDDAPTSPNEKERTFAIIQQMLPMLKDYLTPEIGLEILRYSPLPASLVEKWTAKAQEAAQQKAEQEMAREQMTSQEAATERNAVPEQSTGQQAEQLKLQALANELDMKAKARELDLNAKAADLILKNQKTRLETETAKNRALIEQLKIEQSQTGRANS; via the coding sequence ATGATGCTAGAAAACGAGACTTTAGAACATGGTTCTTCCACGCAGTTTGACAGTGCAAAAAGAGATATTCTTTTCCAGTCATTGCTGAAGCTTTTCCGGCAGGATATGGCGCATGTTGCCGAATGGCGCAAAAATGCCCGCGAAGACTATGCCTTTTATAATGGTGAACAGTGGGAAGCCCAAGACAAGGCGGCGCTTTTCGAGCAAAAACGCCCTGTTATGACGTTCAACCGCATTGCGCCGCTTGTCAATGCCGTTATCGGCTCGGAGCGCAACAATAAACGCGAAGTGCAATTCATACCGCGTGAAATCGGAGATGCGAGAGCCAATGAAATATTGACGGGTGCGGCCGAATGGTTTCGCGATCAGGCGGAAGCGGAATATGAGGATTCGGAAGCTTTTACCGATACCGTCATTTGCGGCATGGGGTGGACAGATACACGCCTTGACTTTGACGATGATGAAGCGGGTAAACCTGTTGTTTGCCGACTTGACCCGTTAAAAATGGTGTGGGATGCCTCGGCGGTGAAAGCCAATCTGGTGGATGCGGAGCGCCTCTGGTATATTGACGAAAAGCCGCTTGCCGAAGCGCGTCGCATGTTTCCCGATATTGACCCGTCATTGCTTGATGCGCGTTGGGCAAAAAATGGTGTTTTTGACAGTGGCGAACCTCTTTCCCATGTGAATTCCGACACATTCTATGGTGAAGACCTGACGGGTGTTTCGGAGAGGCAAGGCTTGGGGCTTTCTTCCGCTTCCAGTTCTCTGGTGACGCTTGTCGAATGCCGCTGGTTCGAGCGTGAGGCTTTTTACAAGGTTTTTGACCCGCTGACGGGTGAAACACAGGATTATTCGCTTCGCGACTATGAAGAGAAAAAGAAAATTTCGCCTGAAATACAATCGGTAAGGCTTACAAGAAAGATTGTGAAAAGGGCTTTTCTGGGCGAGGTTTTGCTTGCCGAACCCGATCAGCCGATGGTGCTGAACGGGCAACTTGGTTGGGAATGCATTACCGGCTATTTCGACAAGATGAAAAAGCATTATTATGGCATTGTGCGCCCCACAAAAGACCCGCAGCGCTGGGCGAACAAATTTTTCAGCCAGGTGATGTATCTTTTAAACAGCCAATCGAAGGGCGGCATTCTTGCCGAACGCGGTGCTTTTGATGATGACAGGCAGGCAGAAGAAAGCTGGGCGCGCGCCGATGCCATTACCTGGACAAAACAGAATGCGCTAGCCGGACAAAATGCCCGCATTCAACCCAAACCCGTGGCACAATTTCCGGTGGGTTTTTTCCAGCTTTTCAATGAAGCCAAAGAAGCAATTTCCGATGTAACGGGCTTATCTTCCGAATTTATCGGCACGAGAGAAGTAAACCAGCCCGGTGTTCTGGAAAGCCAGCGCCGGCAATCTTCTTTGAATTTGCTTGCCTCGCTTTTTGATGCGCTGCGCCGTTATCGGAAAAGACAGGGGCAAATTATGCTTTACCTCATACAGAACTATCTTTCCGATGGAAGGCTTATCCGCATTGTGGGGGATGACAACAAGAAATATGTGCCTTTGACACATGAAGCGGTCGCCAATCGCCAATATGACATTATTGTTGATGATGCACCGACAAGCCCTAATGAAAAAGAACGGACATTTGCGATTATTCAACAAATGTTGCCGATGTTAAAAGATTATCTCACACCGGAAATCGGGCTGGAAATTCTGCGCTATTCGCCGCTTCCTGCCTCGCTTGTTGAAAAATGGACAGCCAAGGCACAAGAAGCGGCTCAACAAAAAGCAGAACAGGAAATGGCCAGAGAACAGATGACGAGCCAAGAAGCGGCAACGGAAAGAAATGCAGTGCCGGAACAGTCAACAGGGCAACAGGCCGAGCAATTGAAGTTGCAAGCCTTGGCAAACGAGCTTGATATGAAAGCAAAAGCCCGTGAACTCGACCTTAATGCCAAAGCGGCCGATCTTATTTTAAAAAATCAGAAAACACGGCTTGAGACCGAAACAGCCAAAAACCGCGCACTCATTGAACAATTGAAAATTGAACAATCGCAAACGGGGCGAGCCAATTCCTGA